The Pirellulales bacterium sequence TTCGATTTCGCCTGGATCGAATAGACCACGCACAAGAAAGAAACCATCTTCCTGAAAGCGGCGAACCAATTCGTCGGTGACAGTGAATGGGGGCATTGAAAGGAACGCGCCTCGAGAGACGGAAAGCTTTTCGCGCTGGGCCATTGAGCATGATCGCGTATCGAAGCACGTCCGACAAGCGGCTGAGAATTGTTCGCCAGAAACTGTCGGGCAAGGTGTCGTTCGCCGATCCGACGTGGAAAAAGGATCATCCGCTTCGGCAGGAGATCGGCGGTCGGATTCCGGAAAATCGCTTCGTGCGGCAAATCGACGCGGCCGTGGACCGACTTGATTTGAGCCACGTAACACTCCCGCACACCCGCGGCCTGGCTACGTATCGCGCCATCGGCTGTTTTCGCTCGTCTGCCGCGCCGTCTCGCGAACGCGACAGGACGCTCGCGGCGCGCGGCAATCGTCTCACGAAGTCGGCCGCTCGTGGCATTTTTCGCAGCCCAGATCGTCAAACCGAACCAATGCGATTCCGCTTGCAAACACCGGAAAGCCGCGATCGACATATCCCGCGTCGGCGATTTGTTGCAACGTCGCCGCTTGCGGCGGAGGTGGAGCGGACTTGAGCAGCACCAATTCCCCCGCCCCGAGAACATCAGCCAGCCGAGCGGCAATGGAATCGCTCGTCGCGTCCCAACTGTGTGGCAACCGCGATCCGCCGGCCTGCGGCTCGATGCGGCGAAGAAAGTCGCGCGGACCAAATGCCACCAAACGCCGCTCGGCAAACGCCGCTTGCAAATCTTCGCAACGATCGACCGGGAGCGCCTCCGGCAATTGCCGTCGCACAGCCGCCATGTTGGAACTCATGGCATCGATCGCCAACCAATGGGCCGTCGATGGATCGAGGCCGACCTCCCGATCGCGGTCACGAATTGCGTCGGCCAATCGCCCGCCGCCGACAATCAGGATATTCACGGCGGGTGGTTGCTCGGCAAGCCAGCGCCGAAATCGGGCCGCCCAATCCGGCAAATTCAGCAAACTGCCACCGAGTTTGACAACGCGAACCAAGTTCGCCGGTCGTTGCGCCGCGCTTGCGAATGCCGCCGCCATCGCATTGCCGCCGCGCTTCACGGATCGTTGTCGGGAGGGTCGCCAATGCTACGCAGAAAATCGGCCAAACGCGATTGAATATCGACCAGATTCTGCCACTGCTGGAAGTCGACCGTCACCCGGTCTTTCGGACTCTTGATTTTGGCCGCTTCCAAAAGGTCGCGTATCCGATGGTGAAAATAGCCGAAAATCTCGCACACCTGCGCCGCCTGCGCCGGGCTGAGATGCTCGGGCAACTGCGGGGGCTCAAGCGCGTTCATCGTTTCTTGAATCTGATAATCGCTGTTCGAGCCGCTGTCGAACGATTCGGCCAATTCTTCGCTGGCCAACACGGCATGGTCTTCCACGCCACGCGTCGATGGCTCGCGTGTCTGGCTGCCGCTGAGCCGTGCCATCCTGGCCGCGATCTGCTCTCGGGAGCCAAACAGCAAGATCGAGCGCCCGACGGCAATCAAATCGCCATAGCGCAGGATTCGCAACTGCACTTCCTCGCCGTTGACCTTCGTGCCATTGGTGCTTTCGAGATCCGTCAACACGACTTTATCATGGTCTTCCTGAATCTTCAGATGGAAGCGGCTGACCCGCTCGTCGTTCAACTGGATCGAATTGCCTTCCTCGCGGCCGATCGTGACCGGCGTGGGAAGGTCCTCGAACGCGCGGCCTCGATCGGCTCCGTCCAGAATCCGCAGAGTGACGAACGCCATAGGATCAAGCCGCCCAAAGGTGCTCTTGCCCAAGTTAAGATCACGGCCGCCGAAGATCGACAATCGGCCGCCGTTTCAAAGACACCATTTTACACGCCAAGCCAGTAAATCCCAAACCAAACCCGGCGGATTGCCTGTTTCCGCCGGAAAACACCCGCGACCTAGCACGCGGCCGGCCGCACCCAACGTAGCAGGCACACTCCGTGTGCCGTCTGCCCCGCTCTGTGCCCAACCCGCCGCGGAGCGCAGACGGCACACGGAGTGTGCCTGCTACGTTGACCGCCTTCGGGCTCGACAAAGCCAAATTGGCGACCGCAGCGCGATCGGCGCCGTGGCATTGCCGGGAAACATTGCCGTCGAAATCAAAACGATCTTCGAAATCGAAGCGGCGTAGCACGCGGTCGCAGGCCGCATCCAACGTAGCAGGCACACTCCGTGTGCCGTCTGCCCCGCTCTGTGCCCAACCCGCCGCGAAGCGCAGACGGCACACGGAGTGTGCCTGCTACGTTGACCGCCTTCATTCGAAATTCATCATCGAGCCACACTTTGCGGCATTAGCCTTCAGCCTGTAGCCTCATCCTGCCGCGACGGGCGCCTCTTTCCGCGATTCGTGGTGGTCGATGTTTTGCCACCATTCGCGGGCCATGTCTCGC is a genomic window containing:
- a CDS encoding FHA domain-containing protein encodes the protein MAFVTLRILDGADRGRAFEDLPTPVTIGREEGNSIQLNDERVSRFHLKIQEDHDKVVLTDLESTNGTKVNGEEVQLRILRYGDLIAVGRSILLFGSREQIAARMARLSGSQTREPSTRGVEDHAVLASEELAESFDSGSNSDYQIQETMNALEPPQLPEHLSPAQAAQVCEIFGYFHHRIRDLLEAAKIKSPKDRVTVDFQQWQNLVDIQSRLADFLRSIGDPPDNDP